The genomic region ATCTTCCAGTTCTACAACCTGATACCTGTCCTGACCGCTTTCGAGAACGTAGAGCTTCCCCTCTTGCTCACCCCGCTGAAAAGGCGCGAGCGGCGCGAGCATGTCGAGGCTGTCCTCTCCGTGGTGGGGCTTGCCGACCGGATGGACCACTACCCCTCGCAGCTCTCCGGCGGTCAGCAGCAAAGGGTCGCCATCGCACGGGCCATAGTCACCGACCCCGAGATCCTGGTGGCGGACGAGCCGACCGGCGACCTCGACCGCGCCTCCGCCGAAGAGATCCTGCAGCTCATGGACCGCCTGGTCCACGAGTTCGGCAAGACCGTCATCATGGTCACCCACGACCCGCGCGCCGCCGAAAAAGCCCATATCATCAGGCATCTCGAGAAGGGCGAGTTGAGCGTGAGCTAGATGGGAATCCCATACTCCTACAGTTTCCGCAACCTCTGGACCCGGCGGCTTACCACGCTGCTCACCGCAAGCGGCATGGGGCTCGTGGTCTTCGTCTTCGCCGCGACCCTGATGCTGACCGAGGGGCTGCAGAAGACCCTGGTGCAGACCGGATCTCCCGACAACGTGGTGCTGCTCAGAAAAGCCGCCGGCTCCGAGGTGCAAAGCGGCGTGGAGCGCTCCCAGGCGGCGCTTCTGGAGAGCCAGCCGGAGGTAGCAATCGGCGCCGACGGGGAGCCGCTTTTAGCCAAGGAAGTGGTGGTGCTGATCAACCTGAAAAAGCGGGTGGGGGACAAACCTTCCAACGTCATAATCAGGGGGGTGACCCCGACTTCGCTCAAGCTGCGTCCCGCCATAAGGCTCAAGGAAGGGCGCATGCCGCGCCCGGGTTCCGCCGAGGTGATCGCCGGCGAGAGCATCGCCCGGCGCTTCAAGGGGGGCGGGCTGGGTGAGACCATCAGGTTCGGGATGCGCGACTGGCGGGTAG from Citrifermentans bremense harbors:
- a CDS encoding ABC transporter ATP-binding protein; protein product: MAENTPPIVRIRKLSKGYRRGNQAIPVLSGINVDIAQGEFVALMGPSGSGKSTLLNLIAGIDTADEGTITIGEVEITRLSEGELARWRAGNVGFIFQFYNLIPVLTAFENVELPLLLTPLKRRERREHVEAVLSVVGLADRMDHYPSQLSGGQQQRVAIARAIVTDPEILVADEPTGDLDRASAEEILQLMDRLVHEFGKTVIMVTHDPRAAEKAHIIRHLEKGELSVS